In Gemmatimonadota bacterium, the following are encoded in one genomic region:
- a CDS encoding universal stress protein, with translation MFRSRDQGHQRRFRRLLLGSVADKVVRGAGKPVSVYRPAVAAG, from the coding sequence TTGTTCCGATCCCGCGATCAAGGCCACCAGCGGCGATTCCGTCGCCTGTTGCTCGGGAGTGTGGCCGACAAGGTGGTCCGGGGTGCCGGAAAGCCAGTCTCGGTGTATCGCCCCGCCGTTGCGGCGGGGTGA